A region from the Algoriphagus machipongonensis genome encodes:
- a CDS encoding ligase-associated DNA damage response DEXH box helicase: MEDKRLNKGYEYFRSKGWEPFPFQIEAWNDYLDGKSGLLNAPTGSGKTFALWFPVILEYIKNNPETWKKPKRNGIQLIWVTPLRALAQDIQLAMQEVCNALELPWKVAVRNGDTDAKTRAALKKHPPECLITTPETLHVLISQKDHKRLFNSLQAIVVDEWHELVGNKRGVQVQLALEYIQSICPNQFRRWAVSATVGNLEETAHALLGNELPLHIIKASIDKEIVLHSVFPEEIERYPWAGHLGIKMLQQVIPIIEQGKTVLLFTNTRSQTEIWYQKILDARPDWAGWIAMHHGSLDMKVRAWVEQSLHEGKLKLVVCTSSLDLGVDFRPVDRVIQVGSPKGVSRFIQRAGRSGHQPGLPSEIYFVPTNSLELIEASALRDAIEKNQMESQYAPVLPYDVLIQFLVTLAVGEGLNPEEIYQVAIRTKSFEGLSRNDMDWLIDFITKGGASLGSYEDFLKVTLQEDGLYRVTNRRIAMKHRLSMGTIVSEAMMKVKFKNGSYLGSVEEYFISKMKIGGRFFFAGKSLELLQVKDMNAIVKVSNKKTSNVVSWMGARMSLSSKLSEKIREILEEYNKGNYISEEIIQVLPVLDLQKKLSIVPNKDTFLIESQQSEQGFHLFFYPFEGRMIHELMSALIAYRISVNYPVSFSIAMNDYGFELLSDSPVPIEEILEEDLFSLNQLLEDIRVCVNESEMARRKFREIASIAGLVFQGYPGKPTTFKHIQANSSLLFQVFESYDPENLLLKQAHSEAINQQMDQEKMLHAMRKINRQQIIVKHPVQFTPFSFPIMVDRLSRTSISSESIEDRIVKIQSQFQIQD; the protein is encoded by the coding sequence ATGGGTCACTCCACTTCGGGCTTTGGCACAGGATATACAATTGGCCATGCAAGAGGTATGTAATGCTTTAGAGCTTCCCTGGAAAGTCGCTGTACGAAATGGAGATACGGATGCAAAAACACGTGCAGCACTAAAAAAACACCCTCCAGAATGTTTGATTACTACTCCAGAGACACTTCATGTGCTCATTTCCCAGAAGGATCATAAGCGATTATTTAACTCTCTTCAAGCGATCGTGGTGGATGAGTGGCATGAATTAGTTGGTAATAAAAGAGGCGTTCAAGTTCAATTAGCTTTAGAATATATTCAATCAATTTGCCCCAATCAATTTAGAAGATGGGCAGTCTCTGCCACTGTAGGAAATCTTGAGGAGACTGCTCATGCTTTATTAGGCAATGAGCTTCCTCTTCATATCATTAAAGCCTCTATTGATAAGGAAATAGTACTTCACTCGGTATTTCCTGAAGAGATTGAAAGATATCCATGGGCAGGCCACTTGGGAATCAAAATGCTTCAGCAAGTGATCCCAATTATTGAACAAGGAAAAACAGTACTTCTCTTTACCAACACGCGCTCGCAAACAGAAATTTGGTATCAAAAGATCTTGGATGCAAGACCAGATTGGGCTGGATGGATAGCGATGCATCATGGTTCATTGGACATGAAAGTGAGAGCTTGGGTGGAGCAATCATTACATGAGGGGAAACTGAAATTAGTCGTATGTACCTCAAGTTTAGATCTTGGTGTAGATTTTAGACCCGTAGACCGCGTGATTCAAGTTGGGAGTCCCAAAGGCGTCTCTCGGTTTATTCAACGAGCTGGAAGGTCAGGACACCAACCGGGGCTTCCCTCAGAGATTTATTTTGTCCCTACCAACTCACTTGAATTAATTGAGGCTTCAGCTCTCAGGGACGCAATAGAAAAGAATCAAATGGAGTCTCAGTATGCTCCAGTTTTGCCTTATGATGTGCTTATTCAATTTTTAGTCACCTTAGCAGTTGGAGAAGGACTAAATCCTGAAGAGATCTACCAAGTAGCAATCCGCACCAAATCATTCGAAGGTTTATCGAGAAATGACATGGATTGGTTGATTGACTTCATCACAAAAGGAGGAGCCTCACTTGGGAGTTATGAAGATTTTTTAAAAGTCACTTTACAGGAAGATGGACTCTACCGAGTAACCAATAGACGCATCGCTATGAAACATCGATTGTCCATGGGAACAATTGTCTCTGAAGCGATGATGAAAGTGAAATTCAAAAATGGTTCTTACCTAGGAAGTGTAGAGGAATATTTTATTTCCAAAATGAAAATAGGTGGGCGATTTTTCTTTGCAGGGAAAAGTCTGGAACTATTGCAGGTAAAAGACATGAATGCCATTGTCAAAGTCTCAAATAAAAAAACCAGTAATGTGGTTTCCTGGATGGGAGCTAGAATGTCATTATCCTCCAAGCTATCCGAAAAAATCAGAGAAATATTAGAAGAGTATAACAAAGGCAATTACATTTCGGAGGAAATCATTCAAGTTCTGCCCGTACTAGATTTGCAGAAAAAACTATCCATTGTCCCTAATAAAGACACATTCTTGATTGAGTCCCAACAAAGTGAACAAGGATTTCATCTTTTCTTTTATCCCTTCGAAGGCAGAATGATTCATGAATTAATGAGCGCTTTAATAGCTTATAGGATTAGTGTAAATTATCCTGTGAGCTTTAGCATCGCGATGAATGATTATGGGTTTGAGCTCCTTTCTGACAGCCCTGTTCCAATAGAAGAAATTCTCGAAGAAGATCTTTTTTCCTTAAACCAACTTTTAGAGGATATTAGAGTTTGTGTGAATGAAAGTGAAATGGCTAGAAGAAAATTTCGTGAGATTGCCAGTATTGCCGGCTTAGTATTTCAAGGGTATCCGGGAAAACCCACCACTTTTAAGCACATTCAAGCCAATTCAAGCTTACTTTTCCAGGTTTTCGAATCCTATGATCCTGAGAATCTACTTTTAAAACAGGCGCATTCCGAAGCAATCAATCAACAAATGGATCAGGAAAAGATGTTGCATGCTATGCGTAAAATCAATAGACAACAAATCATCGTAAAGCATCCGGTTCAGTTTACACCTTTTTCTTTCCCCATAATGGTAGATAGACTGAGTAGAACCTCAATTTCTTCAGAGTCCATAGAAGATCGAATCGTAAAAATTCAATCCCAATTTCAAATTCAGGATTAA